A section of the Ciona intestinalis chromosome 4, KH, whole genome shotgun sequence genome encodes:
- the LOC100185819 gene encoding semaphorin-6A-like: MVYKVVTLKSMLVWLQFYMNVIASIPENISPTSVYSRKNTSIYPAFIGEGTNTNVSLQHVQGVTKIGDFFFIFAKDHIFTIDMREVNQTQFHFSHVFDWASTKDSKNLCLKKGMPSEKCHNYIKMIAMVQTINGNSKKLVTCATESFQPMCKYLKMDEEGNLTDLGESFRGTLTCPYDPTRSYASLLLPDGHWYTATEAAFGGHDAVLHRSSLMNGNEVRLRTEQSQSSLFKDPEYISLIEASHHLNKIYVLFKETATEDKSYQTYTRIGQVCKGDVGGQSVLQKQIHFIFPSPAKLFSPWATSFLFQRSFGQLWVGCCSHKQWIKERFLCCDEHTKKQCTSICSVRILRRFN; the protein is encoded by the exons ATGGTTTACAAAGTGGTTACTCTCAAGTCTATGCTGGTGTGGCTCCAGTTTTACATGAATGTGATTGCATCTATACCTGAAAATATATCACCCACCAGCGTCTACAGTCGAAAAA ATACAAGTATTTATCCCGCTTTTATTGGAGAAGGCACCAATACCAATGTATCCTTACAACATGTGCAAGGGGTTACCAAGATTGgagatttcttttttatatttgcaaa AGACCACATCTTCACTATTGATATGCGTGAAGTGAATCAAACACAATTCCATTTCTCACAT GTGTTTGACTGGGCATCCACTAAAGATTCAAAAAACCTTTGTCTCAAGAAAGGCATGCCCTCAGAGAAGTGTCATAATTATATCAAGATGATTGCAATGGTTCAAACAATAAATGGGAATTCTAAGAAACTTGTGACTTGTGCAACTGAGAGCTTTCAACCAATGTGCAAATATCTTAAG ATGGATGAGGAAGGCAACTTAACTGACCTTGGTGAAAGTTTTAGAGGAACATTGACCTGTCCATATGATCCAACTCGTAGTTATGCCAGTCTTTTACTTCCAG ATGGTCACTGGTACACTGCAACAGAAGCAGCGTTTGGTGGACATGATGCAGTTCTACACAGATCAAGTCTTATGAATGGAAACGAGGTTCGATTGCGAACAGAACAATCTCAGTCTTCATTATTTAAAG atcCTGAATACATCTCTTTAATTGAGGCTAGCCACCATTTAAATAAGatctatgttttatttaaagagaCGGCAACTGAGGATAAATCTTAT CAAACATACACACGGATTGGACAAGTGTGTAAGGGGGACGTTGGTGGTCAATCTGTTCTTCAGAAACAAATTCACTTCATTTTTCCAAGTCCGGCTAAACTGTTCTCTCCCTGGGCAACCTCCTTTCTATTTCAACGAAGCTTCGGACAGCTCTGGGTTGGTTGCTGTTCACACAAGCAATGGATCAAAGAACGTTTTCTTTGTTGTGATGAACACACCAAG AAACAGTGTACCAGCATCTGCTCTGTGCGTATTCTCAGAAGATTCAATTGA
- the LOC100185867 gene encoding transcription factor mef2A: MMSTSSSQGGRQATRASKHSTGSNGVEHAEQQESPTQQDFYDAQFVRQLSNGSGHSLEMTGPLENEAFAPSSPHKMSRVPPNRSTSFPAPPLYRTYSVDQPNTIGHPRQNRRPIARQHSLQVQRNPQQAMFNQPPIQMGQFPQQQTMPHPANGQGWMVQTPNRQKPNGKPFDQRQMTHSLDRRQLQKGQNQYMKEGQMMVPTTPTGYSMPHHRKRYVSEPGKSAIPQSHMQMLQPTQYQSIQEEQEPFIPSNSAADSEKMRREHLSLNVLPVYEQDPNAAAQNIVKTAPAMIQDQLEPLFTIPGVRQYPGRYPTHSNPGTPMREAPPQMFEDMNGDQYKRHTTLPNKPKPKIIPTQQMQQILNRETPQRPQVLNLNQNNSLQPVLQSKSSPAVTPSDGRPAFPNTQRNRHSSGKTQLTPSSPVKSIVPINFTTNNNQNNGNGHVGLKARKPSGEKQHQ, translated from the exons ATGATGTCAACCAGTAGTAGCCAAGGTGGAAGACAAGCAACACGTGCTTCTAAACATTCAACTGGATCTAATGGTGTCGAACATGCCGAACAACAAGAAAGTCCA acaCAGCAAGATTTCTATGATGCACAGTTTGTCCGCCAGTTATCAAATGGGAGCGGCCACAGTCTTGAAATGACTGGCCCTCTTGAAAATGAGGCATTTGCTCCAAGTTCTCCACACAAAATGTCCCGGGTTCCACCTAACAGATCCACCTCATTCCCAGCCCCACCACTTTACCGAACATACAGCGTCGATCAACCAAATACAATCGGCCACCCGCGACAAAACCGCCGACCAATCGCGCGCCAGCATTCACTCCAAGTGCAGCGGAACCCACAGCAGGCAATGTTTAACCAGCCACCAATCCAAATGGGTCAATTCCCACAGCAACAGACTATGCCACACCCTGCTAATGGTCAAGGGTGGATGGTACAAACACCAAACAGACAGAAGCCAAACGGGAAACCTTTCGATCAGCGTCAAATGACTCACAGTCTTGATAGAAGACAACTACAAAAGGGACAGAACCAATATATGAAAGAAGGACAAATGATGG TTCCAACTACACCAACTGGATACTCCATGCCCCACCATCGAAAACGTTATGTAAGTGAACCAGGTAAAAGTGCAATTCCCCAATCTCACATGCAAATGTTGCAACCAACTCAATATCAGTCAATACAAGAGGAACAAGAGCCTTTTATTCCAAGCAATTCAGCAGCTGACAGTGAAAAAATGCGCAGGGAACATTTATCGCTTAATGTGCTGCCAGTATACGAGCAAGACCCGAACGCAGCTGCTCAAAATATTGTCAAAACTGCCCCAGCAATGATCCAGGACCAATTGGAGCCTTTGTTCACAATTCCTGGAGTGAGACAGTACCCTGGTAGATACCCAACTCACTCGAACCCAGGCACCCCTATGCGAGAAGCTCCCCCACAAATGTTTGAAGACATGAACGGGGATCAATATAAACGACATACAACTTTACCGAACAAACCAAAGCCCAAAATAATCCCAACGCAACAAATGCAGCAAATTTTGAACAGAGAAACTCCACAGCGACCACAggtgttaaatttaaatcaaaacaattCCCTTCAACCTGTGCTACAAAGCAAATCGAGTCCAGCAGTGACACCTAGTGATGGAAGGCCAGCTTTTCCAAACACACAAAGAAATCGACATAGCAGTGGAAAAACACAG CTGACTCCATCATCACCAGTCAAATCAATCGTCCCCATTAACTTTACCACAAACAATAACCAGAACAACGGGAATGGCCATGTTGGGTTAAAAGCAAGGAAACCGTCTGGTGAAAAACAGCACCAGTGA